Genomic window (Streptomyces cadmiisoli):
GGCCCGCGCGGCGATGAACGCGTCCACCGCGCGGTCGACGTCGGCGGTGGAGTGCGCGGCCGACAGCTGGACGCGGATACGGGCCTGGCCCTGCGGGACCACCGGGTAGGAGAACCCGATCACGTACACGCCGCGCTCCAGCAGCAGCTCCGCCATCCGGCTCGCCCGGGCGGCGTCGCCGATCATCACGGGCGCGATGGCGTGGTCGCCGGGGAGGACGTCGAACCCTTCCTCCGTCATACGGCGGCGGAACAGGGCGGTGTTCTCGGCGAGCCGCTCGCGCAGGTCGCCCGCCGACTCCAGCAGGTCGAGCACCTTGAGCGAGGCCGCGGCGATCACCGGCGCGAGGGTGTTCGAGAACAGGTACGGGCGGGAGCGCTGGCGCAGCAGGGCGACGATCTCGGCGCGGGCGGCGACATAACCGCCGGAGGCTCCGCCCAGCGCCTTGCCGAGGGTGCCGGTGATGATGTCCACGCGGTCCATCACGCCGTGCAGCTCGGGGGTGCCGCGTCCGCCGGGGCCGACGAAGCCGACGGCGTGCGAGTCGTCGACCATGACCATGGCGTCGTAGCGGTCGGCGAGGTCGCAGATCTCCCGCAGGGGGGCGACGTAGCCGTCCATCGAGAAGACGCCGTCCGTGACGATCAGCCGGCGCCGGGCCGACTGCGCCTCCTTCAGCTGCTGTTCCAGGTCGGCCATGTCGCGGTTCGCGTAGCGGAAGCGGCGGGCCTTGGACAGCCGGATGCCGTCGATGATCGACGCGTGGTTCAGGGCGTCGGAGATCACCGCGTCCTCCGGGCCGAGCAGCGTCTCGAACACACCGCCGTTGGCGTCGAAGCAGGAGGA
Coding sequences:
- a CDS encoding glycine C-acetyltransferase yields the protein MFDSVRDDLRATLDEIRAAGLHKPERVIDTPQSATVNVSAGGRPGEVLNFCANNYLGLADHPEVIAAAHAALDRWGYGMASVRFICGTQEVHKELEARLSAFLGQEDTILYSSCFDANGGVFETLLGPEDAVISDALNHASIIDGIRLSKARRFRYANRDMADLEQQLKEAQSARRRLIVTDGVFSMDGYVAPLREICDLADRYDAMVMVDDSHAVGFVGPGGRGTPELHGVMDRVDIITGTLGKALGGASGGYVAARAEIVALLRQRSRPYLFSNTLAPVIAAASLKVLDLLESAGDLRERLAENTALFRRRMTEEGFDVLPGDHAIAPVMIGDAARASRMAELLLERGVYVIGFSYPVVPQGQARIRVQLSAAHSTADVDRAVDAFIAARAELDA